The Parafrankia irregularis genome window below encodes:
- a CDS encoding TauD/TfdA dioxygenase family protein, with protein MTTQLRAYRETAAVTGYRSITVDRVSANIGAVLGGVRIDGDLDAATVSEIRRALVEHKVVFLRGQQHADDAAQRAFASLLGTPTLPHPTVTGADNSVLPIDAAEGKANSWHTDVTFVDRIPSASVLRAVTLPPYGGTTTWANTAHAYATLNPALQALADRLWAVHSNLYDYAAERTEKAIGGIDVKEEAYRAEFGHIEYETEHPVVRVHPVTGERSLLLGHFVRRIVGLSTRDSQDIFNLLQRHVIRLEHTVQWSWRDGDIAIWDNRATQHYAIADYDDQPRRLHRITLAGDIPVSVDGTPSRPLKGDASHFSPIAA; from the coding sequence ATGACCACACAGCTGCGCGCGTACCGGGAGACTGCCGCGGTCACCGGGTACCGTTCGATCACCGTCGACCGGGTCTCGGCGAACATCGGCGCCGTCCTCGGCGGTGTCCGCATCGACGGCGACCTCGACGCGGCGACCGTCAGCGAGATCAGGCGCGCGCTCGTCGAGCACAAGGTCGTCTTCCTGCGCGGCCAGCAGCACGCGGACGACGCGGCCCAACGTGCCTTCGCCAGCCTCCTCGGTACCCCGACCCTGCCCCACCCCACCGTCACCGGGGCCGACAACTCGGTCCTGCCGATCGACGCGGCCGAAGGCAAGGCGAACTCCTGGCACACCGACGTGACGTTCGTCGACCGCATCCCGTCCGCCAGCGTGCTGCGGGCGGTCACGCTGCCGCCCTACGGCGGCACCACGACCTGGGCGAACACCGCCCACGCCTACGCCACGCTCAACCCGGCGCTGCAGGCCCTCGCTGACCGGCTGTGGGCCGTCCACTCGAACCTCTACGACTACGCCGCCGAGCGCACCGAGAAGGCGATCGGCGGCATCGACGTCAAGGAGGAGGCGTACCGGGCCGAGTTCGGTCACATCGAGTACGAGACCGAGCACCCCGTCGTGCGGGTCCACCCGGTGACCGGCGAGCGCAGCCTGCTGCTCGGCCACTTCGTCCGCCGCATCGTCGGCCTGTCCACCCGCGACTCGCAGGACATCTTCAACCTGCTCCAGCGGCACGTCATCAGGCTGGAGCACACCGTCCAGTGGAGCTGGCGCGACGGCGACATCGCCATCTGGGACAACCGGGCCACCCAGCACTACGCGATCGCCGACTACGACGACCAGCCCCGCCGCCTGCACCGCATCACCCTCGCCGGCGACATCCCGGTCAGCGTGGACGGCACGCCCAGCCGCCCGCTCAAGGGCGACGCCTCACACTTCTCCCCCATCGCGGCCTGA